A window of the Thalassophryne amazonica chromosome 11, fThaAma1.1, whole genome shotgun sequence genome harbors these coding sequences:
- the npas4a gene encoding neuronal PAS domain-containing protein 4A: MYRSTKGASKARRDQINAEIRNLKDLLPISDADKSRLSYLHIMSLACMYTRKSVFFTQETGAAAGSEESTSFLSFHELSELMQVLPGFLMLLTGEGKLLYLSDSVSEHLGHSMVDLVAQGDSVYDIIDASDHFIMRTNLSTSTSLETDRLFRCRFNTSKSVRRQSAGNKLVLIRARCLSPPASSPATGSYWTSNPVWVCFCSPLEPHPTRSGPSAERETTSTSHLPDTNLFLACFHSQHSRDLRLHTAHDSVTAFLGFDVTALRSRSWYSLLHPHDLSHACAQHRSLLREGGEGRAEMVVRVQAQDQSWVWLYMVLQLQVGEIPISSINYIISESEAWSVRQQLTSEQTQLSLVLSAGTSQPEGLSLQSPETLSSPDQVFTPGSSGLSGQSFDFSTTGCSVASSDEPGSSAAKAMQLETDPRSSISSLEEESFFQQHPTGPEESPSAASSPTPVTVETVADLDFLTQNILLPPSFQLDPPLPALPLPLPPVPTTQAQQTKEFVCTPPYTPQVGASFPFGEPLFSFDPTGTTTPPPSATTATATTSMAPSVSSSAPPTTASSPAPPTTLCTKLPLLLPTPSTELLFSVEPCSGTLYEKLPPTPDSPGDGDCTVMTLPEVRGPLYVDVPLGPLQCPPDGLLTPESSPGKQPCLSFFSLDREREKERAEISLLAQHISSFAEGFYLDPLLSKLSPPSMSPSSSPPSPFLSPSLETANTDSVQMLREFYPIKAWRGLDIPVFLDDDDSLFEESILETLLQDDLAPPPQSPHLSSPSPTSTPMVNPSSPASPLTTVCWHQPSQFEGVGRFCSVQSAQCNSMAGCRAAAATEAGAKVEGEGLAEEPMEIEVVSPPVSSCSSIPASPPLNITASPSPITSTPSASPTPAVSCTQSLLEELAVLEPMFGAGASITPGLGQQPELYQLQCHPSQQCFHKDGSGSVPPF, encoded by the exons ATGTACCGCTCAACCAAAGGAGCGTCCAAGGCTCGACGAGACCAGATCAACGCCGAGATACGGAACCTGAAGGACTTGTTGCCCATATCTGATGCAGATAAATCCCGGCTGTCATACCTGCACATCATGTCGCTCGCCTGCATGTACACCAGGAAATCAGTCTTCTTTACCCAAG AAACTGGAGCTGCTGCTGGTTCCGAGGAGAGTACGAGCTTTCTGTCTTTCCATGAGCTGTCGGAGTTGATGCAGGTGCTGCCGGGCTTTCTGATGCTGCTGACTGGGGAGGGAAAGCTCCTCTACCTGTCAGACAGTGTCTCTGAGCACCTTGGCCACTCCATG GTGGATCTTGTGGCGCAGGGGGACAGCGTGTATGACATCATTGACGCCTCAGACCACTTTATTATGAGGACCAACCTCTCGACTTCCACATCATTAGAGACAG ACCGTCTCTTCCGCTGCCGTTTCAACACCTCCAAGTCTGTCCGCAGGCAGAGTGCTGGGAACAAACTGGTTCTGATCCGAGCTCGCTGCCTTTCTCCCCCCGCTTCCTCTCCTGCTACCGGCTCCTACTGGACCTCCAACCCAGTCTGGGTGTGCTTCTGCTCCCCTCTGGAGCCCCACCCAACCCGATCCGGACCCTCGGCAGAGAGGGAGACGACCTCTACCTCTCACCTCCCTGATACAAACTTGTTCCTGGCCTGCTTCCATTCCCAGCACAGCAGGGACCTGAGGCTGCACACTGCCCATGACAG TGTGACTGCCTTTCTCGGCTTTGATGTGACAGCTTTACGCTCTCGCTCCTGGTACAGCCTCCTCCACCCACACGATCTGTCACACGCCTGCGCCCAGCACCGCAGCCTCT TGAGAGAGGGAGGTGAAGGCAGAGCTGAGATGGTGGTGAGAGTGCAAGCTCAAGACCAGTCATGGGTTTGGCTCTACATGGTGCTGCAGCTGCAAGTTGGAGAAATCCCCATCAGCAGCATCAACTACATCATAAG TGAGTCTGAGGCCTGGTCTGTGCGTCAACAGCTCACCTCAGAACAGACCCAACTGTCTCTGGTTCTGAGTGCTGGTACCTCTCAGCCAGAGGGTCTGAGTCTTCAGTCTCCAGAAACACTGTCCAGCCCAGATCAGGTCTTCACTCCTGGCAGCAGCGGCCTGTCCGGCCAGTCATTTGACTTTAGTACCACAGGCTGCAGCGTTGCTTCCTCTGATGAACCGGGGAGCTCCGCTGCCAAGGCCATGCAGCTGGAAACCGACCCTCGTTCCAGTATCTCCTCCCTGGAGGAAGAAAGCTTCTTTCAGCAGCATCCCACCGGCCCTGAAGAAAGCCCCTCAGCTGCTTCCTCCCCAACTCCTGTCACTGTTGAAACAGTAGCAGACTTGGACTTTCTAACACAGAACATTCTTCTGCCGCCCTCCTTCCAGCTGGATCCTCCCCTGCCTGCTCTCCCCCTGCCGCTCCCTCCAGTTCCCACCACTCAAGCTCAGCAAACCAAAGAGTTTGTGTGCACACCTCCCTACACACCCCAAGTTGGTGCTAGCTTCCCGTTTGGTGAACCCCTCTTTAGCTTTGACCCCACTGGCACCACCACACCTCCCCCCTCGGCAACAACAGCCACAGCTACCACTTCCATGGCCCCCTCAGTATCCTCATCAGCACCACCGACTACCGCCTCCAGCCCTGCTCCCCCAACAACCCTCTGTACCAAACTCCCACTGCTCCTGCCTACTCCATCCACTGAACTGCTATTCTCTGTGGAGCCCTGCAgtggcactctttatgaaaaactgcCACCCACACCAGACAGCCCAGGAGATGGTGACTGCACAGTGATGACCCTACCCGAGGTCCGGGGCCCATTATACGTAGATGTACCACTAGGGCCCCTCCAGTGTCCTCCGGATGGCCTCCTCACACCAGAGTCATCCCCTGGCAAACAGCCATGTCTCTCCTTCTTCTCcttagacagagagagggagaaagagagggcaGAAATCTCCCTTTTAGCGCAACATATCAGTTCATTTGCAGAGGGATTCTATCTGGATCCACTCCTGTCTAAACTCTCTCCTCCCTCCATGTCaccctcctcctctcctccttcCCCCTTCCTTTCTCCCTCCTTAGAAACTGCTAATACTGATTCAGTGCAGATGCTTAGGGAGTTTTATCCCATCAAGGCTTGGAGAGGACTGGACATTCCCGTATTCCTCGATGACGATGACTCTCTGTTTGAAGAGAGCATCCTCGAAACCCTCCTTCAAGATGACCTTGCTCCTCCCCCCCAGTCCCCTCACCTCTCTTCCCCCTCTCCCACATCCACTCCTATGGTCAACCCTTCCAGTCCAGCCTCTCCACTAACCACAGTGTGCTGGCACCAACCCTCCCAGTTTGAGGGAGTGGGCCGATTCTGTAGCGTCCAATCGGCGCAATGTAACTCCATGGCTGGGTGTAGGGCGGCTGCGGCTACCGAGGCCGGGGCAAAGGTGGAAGGGGAGGGGCTAGCAGAGGAGCCAATGGAGATTGAGGTGGTGTCACCTCCTGTATCCTCTTGCTCCTCCATCCCAGCTTCCCCTCCCCTTAACATCACTGCCTCCCCCAGCCCCATCACCTCCACGCCCAGCGCCTCGCCCACGCCCGCCGTGTCTTGCACTCAgtccctcctggaggaactggCTGTCCTGGAACCCATGTTTGGGGCAGGTGCCTCTATCACCCCTGGCTTAGGGCAACAACCTGAGTTGTATCAACTCCAGTGTCATCCATCGCAACAGTGCTTCCACAAAG atGGGAGTGGAAGTGTTCCTCCGTTCTAA